In the Haloarcula salinisoli genome, AGCAGCGCGAACGCCGTCCACTGCGCGTAGCGGACCATCCGCCTGGCGGTGTCCGCGCTGTCCTCGTCGGTCCACGAGGTCGCGGACTGTTCGTCTACCGGTTCGTCGGTCGTGGCGGTTGGGTCGTCGGTCATGTCTGTCTCCGGATGCCTACGAGTGCGGCGAGCGCCAGCGCGACGAGCGCGACACCGACGGTGAACCCGGGGCCGCTGCCGCCGACCGCCGTCGCTTCCTCGTCGCCGCGGTCCCGTCGGTCCGCGTCCTCGGTGCGCTGGACGAAATCGTCCGACTGGAAGCCGGTCTCGGTCGTGGTCCGGTTCTCACCGATTGTCTCGGTCGGGTCGAGGTCGGCGGCCGACTGCTCGGTCTCGACGATGACGCCGTCGGCGCTGAGGATGCCGACGAGCCAGTAGTCGTAGCCGTCCGGCACGGTGAGCTCGGTGCTAACGGTCCGGGTGCGGCCGGAACGTATCTCACCGACCGTGACGGTCGCCGAGTCGGCGATGACGTTCGAATCGGCCTGTCTGGCTCGAATCCGAAGGTCGACGCCGCCGGTTGTCTCGTCGCCGGTGTTGGTGAGGTCGGTGGTGACGTTGAGCGTCGACTCGTTGTCCCGCACGTCGACGATGCGGTAGGTAATCGCCTCCAGCTCCGCGCCGCTGTCACCGAAGTCGTGGAATCCGATCGACGAGCGAGCCGACTGGGGCACGAGCGCGTCGAGATTCGAGACCGTCCCGGTGTGGGTCGTCTCCCGGCGCCCGTCCGCGTACACTTCGGTCTCGATTCGGTAGCTGCCCTCGCGTGCCACGGTGAGGTTCGTCGTGTA is a window encoding:
- a CDS encoding DUF7490 domain-containing protein; translated protein: MRRESLLGAAVCAVALTMVVGAVAVPGALAGPPEDLRDSRLTMQQPYIEATDVGGESVTLSLSARLAHRGGTAENVTVETRAIDTETGLVETTEQLSLGNIDGDRDVPYTTNLTVAREGSYRIETEVYADGRRETTHTGTVSNLDALVPQSARSSIGFHDFGDSGAELEAITYRIVDVRDNESTLNVTTDLTNTGDETTGGVDLRIRARQADSNVIADSATVTVGEIRSGRTRTVSTELTVPDGYDYWLVGILSADGVIVETEQSAADLDPTETIGENRTTTETGFQSDDFVQRTEDADRRDRGDEEATAVGGSGPGFTVGVALVALALAALVGIRRQT